In Bradyrhizobium lablabi, one DNA window encodes the following:
- the paaE gene encoding 1,2-phenylacetyl-CoA epoxidase subunit PaaE, producing MSLTPRFHRLAVSDLRRESPDAVSLTFAIPKALADDYSFAPGQYLTLRTTMDGEEVRRSYSICSGPDDGELRIAVKKVDGGAFSSWAADELKPGDELDVMTPTGRFGVAPAPDKARLYVGFAAGSGITPILSIVKGVLAREPHSRFFLFYGNRSTEGMLFREALEELKDRFMQRLSLFHVISGEEQDIPILHGRLDGEKVRVLLRSLVPAQSVDHVFVCGPTGMSEDIEATCRDIGIAADRIHVERFVSGLGGKPRPKTVVPVSAPPKAHASLIIDGKRREVPVAEGEAILDAALRAGVDLPFACKGGMCSTCRAKLVEGDAQMEVNYSLEPWELKAGFILTCQARPVSEKVVVDYDHV from the coding sequence ATGTCACTAACACCCCGTTTCCACCGTCTCGCCGTGAGCGACCTGCGCCGCGAATCTCCCGACGCGGTTTCGCTGACCTTTGCAATCCCGAAGGCGCTTGCGGACGATTATAGTTTCGCCCCCGGACAGTACCTGACCTTGCGCACCACGATGGACGGCGAAGAGGTTCGCCGCTCCTATTCGATTTGCTCCGGTCCTGATGACGGCGAATTGCGCATCGCGGTGAAGAAGGTCGATGGCGGCGCGTTCTCGAGCTGGGCCGCCGACGAGCTGAAACCCGGTGACGAACTCGATGTCATGACGCCGACCGGTCGTTTTGGCGTCGCTCCGGCGCCCGACAAAGCACGGCTCTATGTCGGGTTTGCCGCCGGCTCCGGCATCACGCCAATCCTCTCGATCGTGAAGGGCGTGCTCGCGCGCGAACCGCACAGCCGGTTTTTCCTGTTCTACGGTAATCGCTCGACCGAAGGCATGCTGTTTCGCGAGGCGCTGGAGGAACTGAAAGACCGTTTTATGCAGCGGCTCTCGCTGTTCCACGTGATCTCGGGTGAAGAGCAGGACATCCCGATCCTGCACGGCAGGCTCGACGGCGAGAAAGTGAGGGTGCTGCTGCGTTCGCTGGTGCCGGCGCAAAGCGTCGATCATGTTTTTGTCTGTGGCCCGACCGGCATGAGCGAGGACATCGAGGCGACCTGCCGGGATATCGGCATTGCCGCGGATCGCATTCACGTCGAGCGTTTTGTCTCCGGGCTCGGCGGCAAGCCGCGTCCCAAAACTGTCGTACCCGTGAGCGCGCCGCCGAAGGCGCATGCTTCATTGATCATCGACGGCAAGCGCCGCGAGGTGCCGGTCGCCGAGGGCGAGGCCATCCTCGATGCCGCGTTGCGCGCCGGCGTCGATCTGCCGTTCGCCTGCAAGGGTGGCATGTGTTCGACCTGTCGCGCCAAGCTGGTCGAGGGCGATGCGCAGATGGAAGTGAACTATTCGCTCGAGCCGTGGGAGCTCAAGGCAGGCTTCATCTTGACCTGCCAGGCGCGGCCGGTTTCGGAAAAGGTCGTGGTAGACTACGATCACGTTTGA
- a CDS encoding quinone oxidoreductase family protein — protein MNSVPQETNVASAMVEARCVRLLIKAADPASLAPVIERRTLSCAAGEVLIEIKAAAVNPSDVKAATGLMPYAVFPRTPGRDYAGVIIDGPSDAIGREVFGSSGDLGIRRDGTHATHLTIEADAVVEKPRSISWEEAAGIGVPFVTAMEGFRRAGMPTEGETVLVMGVNGKVGQAAVQIASWHGARVIGVVRKNEFYQGHATSKVEVIDASAVEVGTRVRELTDGKGAGLVFNTVGDPYFEAATKSLALRGRQILIAAVHPVVPFNIFEFYRGQHTYVGIDTLALSSTATGAVLRELAPGFASGHLKPFPILPSAIYQLEDAKAALVAVAGSSRDRVILRPSG, from the coding sequence ATGAATTCGGTTCCCCAGGAAACCAATGTTGCCTCCGCCATGGTCGAGGCCCGCTGCGTGCGCCTGCTGATAAAGGCTGCCGATCCGGCTTCGCTCGCGCCCGTCATCGAGCGGCGTACGCTGTCGTGCGCGGCCGGAGAGGTGCTGATCGAGATCAAGGCGGCAGCGGTCAATCCCTCCGACGTCAAGGCCGCGACGGGACTGATGCCCTACGCGGTATTTCCACGTACTCCGGGCCGCGACTATGCGGGGGTCATCATCGACGGCCCGAGCGATGCGATCGGGCGCGAGGTGTTCGGCTCGTCCGGCGATCTCGGCATCCGGCGCGACGGCACCCACGCCACGCATCTCACCATTGAGGCCGATGCGGTGGTGGAGAAGCCGAGGAGCATTTCCTGGGAGGAGGCCGCCGGCATCGGCGTTCCCTTCGTCACCGCGATGGAAGGTTTTCGGCGCGCCGGGATGCCGACCGAAGGCGAGACGGTGCTGGTGATGGGCGTCAACGGCAAGGTCGGCCAGGCCGCGGTGCAGATCGCAAGCTGGCACGGCGCGCGCGTGATCGGCGTGGTGCGCAAGAACGAATTTTATCAGGGCCACGCCACCTCAAAAGTTGAAGTGATCGACGCATCCGCCGTGGAGGTCGGCACGCGCGTTCGCGAACTCACGGACGGCAAGGGCGCCGGCCTCGTATTCAATACCGTCGGCGATCCCTATTTTGAGGCCGCGACCAAATCGCTTGCGCTGCGCGGACGCCAGATCCTGATCGCCGCCGTCCATCCGGTGGTGCCGTTTAATATCTTCGAATTCTATCGCGGCCAGCACACCTATGTCGGCATCGATACGCTGGCACTGTCGTCGACTGCGACCGGCGCGGTGCTCAGGGAACTCGCCCCCGGCTTTGCCAGCGGGCATCTGAAACCGTTTCCGATTCTGCCGAGCGCGATCTATCAGCTGGAGGACGCAAAAGCCGCTCTTGTCGCGGTCGCCGGTTCGTCGCGCGACCGCGTGATCCTGCGGCCCTCCGGCTAA
- a CDS encoding sulfite oxidase-like oxidoreductase, with translation MNDESEPPWDSKLTRSKQRWAREGKFLTGKTSRPEEQRLPPGQHLTRDWPVLDLGLTPQISRERWRLDVYGAVEKPIFWDFAQFFAQPQTQFTSDIHCVTTWSRYDNQWEGLSTHDLLMACQPRDEARFVVLHSHDGYTTNLALEDFAADDALLAHSWSGAPIEAEHGGPVRLVVPHLYFWKSAKWLQSIEFLEHDAPGYWEVRGYHNRGDPWAEQRYSGD, from the coding sequence TTGAACGACGAGAGTGAGCCGCCCTGGGACTCAAAGCTGACGCGCAGCAAGCAGCGCTGGGCGCGCGAGGGCAAATTCCTCACCGGAAAAACCTCGCGGCCCGAGGAGCAGCGCCTGCCGCCCGGACAGCACCTGACCCGGGACTGGCCGGTCCTCGATCTCGGCCTGACGCCGCAGATTTCGCGCGAGCGCTGGCGGCTCGACGTCTACGGCGCGGTTGAAAAGCCGATCTTCTGGGATTTTGCGCAGTTTTTCGCACAGCCGCAGACGCAATTCACCTCCGACATCCACTGTGTCACCACCTGGTCGCGCTACGACAATCAGTGGGAGGGGCTCTCGACCCACGATCTTTTGATGGCCTGTCAGCCGCGCGACGAAGCGCGTTTCGTGGTGCTGCACTCCCATGACGGCTATACCACCAACCTCGCGCTGGAAGATTTTGCCGCCGACGACGCGCTGCTGGCGCATAGCTGGTCGGGCGCGCCGATCGAGGCCGAGCATGGCGGCCCGGTGCGGCTGGTGGTGCCGCATCTCTATTTCTGGAAAAGCGCAAAATGGCTGCAGAGCATCGAATTTTTGGAGCACGACGCGCCCGGCTATTGGGAAGTCCGCGGCTATCACAACCGCGGCGACCCGTGGGCCGAGCAGCGCTATTCCGGCGATTGA
- a CDS encoding GIY-YIG nuclease family protein: MIEVVEGAFLYILRCSDGSFYIGTTRTALEIRIAQHNAGTFGGYTATRRPVTLVFSQWFDRITDAVENERKLKKWSRAKKEAFIRGDYAALQLLSARRSPHRRTSENG; the protein is encoded by the coding sequence GTGATCGAAGTGGTTGAAGGTGCCTTTCTTTACATTCTTCGATGTTCCGATGGAAGTTTCTACATCGGAACAACGCGTACTGCGTTAGAAATACGAATTGCTCAGCACAACGCCGGGACTTTTGGGGGTTACACAGCGACTCGCCGACCGGTAACGCTAGTATTCTCTCAGTGGTTTGACCGCATAACCGACGCCGTAGAAAATGAACGGAAGTTGAAGAAGTGGAGTCGAGCGAAGAAAGAGGCGTTCATACGGGGCGACTACGCGGCACTACAATTGCTCTCGGCTCGTAGATCGCCACATCGTCGAACGTCGGAGAACGGTTAA
- a CDS encoding bifunctional alpha/beta hydrolase/OsmC family protein, which yields MPTERFQFTSSEGHQLAAALDLPEREPIAYALFAHCFTCGKDVLAARRIAVALSAKGIAVLRFDFTGLGSSEGDFANATFSSNVADLVRAADHLRGTRKGPSILIGHSLGGAAILAAAGQIPDAKAVVTIAAPSDPAHVTGLFKDRIEDIRKHGKVEVSLAGRPFHIKREFLDDIAEHGLMEHVANLHKALLIMHSPTDDTVGIDNATRIFVTAKHPKSFVSLAGADHLLTGKRDAAYVAGVIAAWAERYLDPVEPEQAVVSGEAARMVVVRETRNNKFQQMISVGPHRMLADEPVAAGGEDTGPGPYDFVLAGLGACTSMTMRLYAERKALPLERTTVTLKHSKIHAADCAECETKAGMLDQIDRVIAMEGNLDADQRERLMEIADKCPVHRTLTSEIRIVTKAAD from the coding sequence GTGCCGACTGAACGTTTCCAATTCACGAGCTCGGAAGGCCATCAACTCGCAGCCGCGCTGGACCTGCCGGAGCGCGAGCCGATCGCCTATGCGTTGTTTGCGCATTGTTTTACCTGTGGCAAGGACGTGCTGGCGGCGAGGCGCATTGCGGTCGCGCTTTCGGCAAAAGGCATCGCGGTACTGCGGTTCGACTTTACGGGCTTGGGCTCCAGCGAAGGCGATTTTGCCAATGCGACGTTTTCCTCGAACGTCGCCGACCTGGTGCGCGCCGCCGACCATTTGCGCGGGACCCGCAAAGGCCCGTCGATCCTGATCGGCCATAGTCTCGGCGGCGCGGCCATCCTCGCCGCCGCCGGGCAGATTCCCGACGCCAAAGCCGTCGTCACCATCGCCGCACCGTCCGATCCCGCGCATGTCACCGGGCTGTTCAAAGATCGCATCGAGGACATCCGCAAGCATGGCAAGGTGGAGGTCTCGCTGGCCGGCCGTCCCTTCCACATCAAACGCGAATTCCTCGACGACATCGCCGAACACGGCCTGATGGAGCATGTGGCGAATTTGCACAAGGCGCTGCTGATCATGCATTCGCCGACCGACGACACCGTCGGCATCGACAACGCCACGCGTATCTTCGTCACGGCAAAACATCCCAAGAGCTTTGTGTCGCTGGCGGGCGCCGATCATTTGTTGACCGGCAAGCGCGACGCGGCGTACGTCGCAGGCGTCATCGCCGCCTGGGCGGAGCGCTATCTCGATCCGGTCGAACCGGAGCAGGCCGTCGTTTCAGGCGAAGCGGCGCGCATGGTCGTGGTCCGCGAAACCCGCAACAACAAATTCCAGCAGATGATCAGCGTGGGACCGCACCGCATGCTGGCCGATGAACCGGTTGCCGCCGGCGGCGAGGACACCGGGCCCGGGCCCTATGATTTTGTCCTTGCCGGCCTTGGCGCCTGCACATCGATGACCATGCGGCTGTACGCCGAGCGCAAAGCATTGCCGCTGGAGCGGACCACGGTGACGCTGAAGCACAGCAAGATCCATGCGGCGGATTGCGCCGAATGCGAAACCAAGGCCGGCATGCTCGACCAGATCGACCGGGTGATCGCGATGGAAGGCAACCTCGATGCCGATCAGCGCGAGCGACTGATGGAAATCGCCGACAAGTGCCCGGTGCATCGCACCCTTACCTCGGAGATACGTATCGTGACCAAGGCGGCGGACTGA
- a CDS encoding cytochrome P450, with protein MSDTAPVAPDHPPVTDWVHDFDHTDPRWTEDPFPIWDELRNECPVVHTKRFHGVYLPTTYQAVKEIAYDTEHFSSRRVIVRDERPELSKNAAPPITSDPPEHKPAKQLLLPPFTPDAMKKLEPRVRAICNELIDEFIQDGKCDAAARYTKHVPVRAIAHMLGIPEKDGDLFIKWIHQILELSIKDESILRQAVGEMTAYFAGHIEERKKQPTDDLISTLMNAKDKNGQPLDDTHVLGSLRLLLIAGIDTTWSAIGSSLWHLAKTPADRDRLIAEPELLPTAIEELLRAYSPVTMAREVIKETEIAGCPIKPGNMVLLSFPAANRDPAMFPDADKVVIDRKENRHAAFGLGIHRCVGSNLARMEMTVAIEEWLKRIPEFRLDPAGQVTWSEGTVRGPRQLPMLFGKPG; from the coding sequence ATGTCCGACACCGCCCCCGTCGCGCCCGATCACCCTCCCGTAACCGATTGGGTCCACGATTTCGACCATACCGATCCGCGCTGGACCGAAGACCCGTTTCCGATCTGGGATGAACTGCGCAACGAATGCCCGGTGGTTCACACCAAGCGATTTCACGGCGTCTACCTGCCGACCACCTATCAGGCGGTGAAGGAAATCGCCTACGACACCGAACATTTTTCCTCGCGCCGTGTCATCGTGCGCGACGAGCGGCCGGAGCTTTCGAAGAACGCCGCGCCGCCGATCACCTCCGATCCGCCCGAGCACAAGCCAGCCAAGCAATTGCTGCTGCCGCCGTTCACCCCCGACGCGATGAAGAAGCTCGAACCGCGGGTTCGCGCCATCTGCAACGAGCTGATCGACGAATTCATCCAAGACGGCAAATGCGATGCCGCCGCGCGCTACACCAAGCACGTCCCGGTTCGCGCCATCGCCCACATGCTCGGTATCCCCGAAAAGGACGGCGATCTCTTTATCAAGTGGATCCACCAGATCCTCGAGCTCAGCATCAAGGACGAAAGCATACTGAGGCAGGCGGTAGGCGAGATGACCGCCTATTTCGCCGGCCATATCGAGGAGCGCAAGAAGCAGCCCACCGATGACCTGATTTCGACATTGATGAATGCCAAGGACAAGAATGGCCAACCTTTGGATGATACCCATGTGCTGGGCTCGCTGCGACTTCTGCTGATTGCCGGCATTGACACGACCTGGAGCGCGATCGGTTCCTCGCTCTGGCATCTGGCGAAAACGCCCGCCGATCGCGACCGCCTGATCGCGGAGCCGGAATTGCTGCCGACCGCTATCGAGGAATTGCTGCGGGCCTATTCGCCGGTGACCATGGCGCGCGAGGTGATCAAGGAAACGGAGATTGCGGGCTGCCCGATCAAGCCGGGCAACATGGTGCTGCTGTCGTTCCCCGCCGCCAACCGCGACCCCGCCATGTTCCCAGACGCCGACAAGGTCGTGATCGACCGCAAGGAGAACCGCCATGCCGCGTTCGGCCTCGGCATCCACCGCTGCGTCGGCTCCAATTTGGCGCGGATGGAGATGACGGTTGCGATCGAGGAATGGCTGAAGCGTATTCCGGAGTTCAGACTGGACCCGGCCGGCCAGGTCACCTGGTCGGAAGGCACGGTTCGGGGACCGCGGCAACTGCCAATGCTGTTTGGAAAGCCGGGCTGA
- a CDS encoding VOC family protein produces MAQIRYLVKDVDAAAAFYEQCLGFRLVQKFGPAMAILEQGDLRLWIAGPLSSAGKALPSGEQPASGGWTRFVLSVHDLDGQVSKLKEKGVRFRSDIISGPGGRQILCEDPSGNPIELFEAAQ; encoded by the coding sequence ATGGCCCAAATCCGTTACCTCGTAAAAGACGTGGACGCGGCAGCGGCGTTTTACGAGCAATGTCTTGGATTTCGCCTGGTGCAAAAATTCGGCCCCGCCATGGCCATATTGGAACAGGGAGACCTCAGATTGTGGATCGCGGGTCCGCTGTCCTCTGCCGGCAAAGCCTTGCCCAGCGGGGAGCAACCTGCCTCCGGCGGATGGACCAGATTTGTGCTTTCTGTCCACGACCTTGACGGGCAGGTTTCGAAGCTAAAAGAGAAGGGCGTTCGCTTTAGAAGCGACATCATCTCAGGGCCCGGAGGCCGGCAGATCCTTTGCGAAGATCCGTCAGGCAATCCAATCGAACTGTTCGAAGCTGCCCAATGA
- the paaK gene encoding phenylacetate--CoA ligase PaaK: MASTNLKSRASGYNAEMDDAERASRDEIIALQSKRLAWSLAHAYDNVAHYRRAFDKVGVHPSDFKQLSDLAKFPFTVKTDLRDNYPFNMFAVPRENLVRIHASSGTTGKPIVVGYTKADIDVWSNVMARSIRAAGGRKGMIIHNAYGYGLFTGGLGVHYGAERLGCTVVPVSGGMTERQVQLINDFKPDIITVTPSYMLAILDEFKKQRLEPRKSSLKFGIFGAEPWTNAMRAEIEQAFDMDATDIYGLSEVMGPGVAQECMETKDGLHVWEDHFYPEVINPETGAVLPDGEKGELVFTSLTKEAFPVIRYRTRDLTRLLPGTARPGMRRMEKVTGRSDDMIILRGVNVFPTQIEEVLLATDWCGGHFVIELTREGRMDEMAVLAEARPESWDGSGLTPHAEKVSIFIKNTIGISARVKIVAPETLERSLGKARRVFDKRPKE; the protein is encoded by the coding sequence ATGGCTTCGACAAACCTAAAATCCAGAGCAAGCGGCTACAATGCCGAGATGGACGATGCGGAGCGGGCCTCGCGCGACGAAATCATCGCGCTACAGTCAAAGCGCCTCGCATGGTCGCTGGCGCATGCCTATGACAACGTCGCCCATTACAGACGCGCGTTCGACAAAGTCGGCGTGCATCCTTCCGACTTCAAACAGCTCTCTGACCTCGCGAAATTCCCGTTCACCGTCAAGACTGACCTGCGCGACAACTATCCCTTCAACATGTTCGCCGTCCCCCGCGAAAACCTGGTTCGCATCCACGCCTCTTCCGGCACCACCGGAAAGCCGATTGTGGTCGGATACACAAAGGCCGATATCGACGTCTGGTCGAACGTCATGGCGCGTTCGATCCGCGCCGCCGGCGGCCGCAAGGGCATGATCATCCATAACGCCTATGGCTATGGCCTGTTCACCGGCGGCTTAGGGGTGCATTACGGCGCCGAGCGGCTGGGCTGCACGGTCGTTCCGGTTTCCGGCGGCATGACCGAGCGGCAGGTGCAGCTGATCAACGATTTCAAGCCCGACATCATCACGGTGACGCCGAGCTATATGCTGGCGATTCTCGACGAGTTCAAAAAGCAGCGGCTGGAGCCGCGCAAATCTTCATTAAAGTTCGGCATCTTTGGCGCCGAGCCCTGGACCAATGCGATGCGGGCTGAGATCGAACAAGCGTTCGACATGGACGCGACCGATATTTACGGATTGTCCGAGGTGATGGGCCCCGGCGTCGCGCAGGAATGCATGGAGACAAAAGACGGCCTGCATGTCTGGGAGGATCATTTCTATCCCGAGGTGATTAATCCCGAGACCGGCGCGGTGTTGCCCGACGGCGAAAAGGGTGAGCTTGTCTTCACCTCATTGACCAAGGAAGCGTTTCCGGTGATCCGCTACCGAACCCGCGACCTGACGCGGTTATTGCCGGGCACCGCGCGGCCGGGCATGCGGCGCATGGAGAAGGTCACCGGACGATCCGACGACATGATCATCCTGCGCGGCGTCAACGTGTTTCCGACCCAGATCGAGGAAGTGTTGCTCGCGACCGATTGGTGCGGCGGCCATTTTGTCATTGAACTGACGCGCGAGGGACGGATGGACGAGATGGCGGTCCTGGCGGAAGCGCGCCCCGAGAGCTGGGACGGCAGCGGGCTGACGCCGCATGCCGAAAAAGTCTCGATCTTCATCAAGAACACCATCGGCATCTCCGCGCGCGTCAAGATCGTCGCGCCCGAGACGCTGGAGCGCTCGCTCGGCAAGGCCAGGCGCGTATTCGACAAGCGGCCGAAGGAATAG
- the paaI gene encoding hydroxyphenylacetyl-CoA thioesterase PaaI: MNVKATLSPDDLARACAEAMWKEDDASQGLGMEIVEVKAGEATLAMTVMPHMVNGQRIAHGGFIFLLADSAFAFACNSHNARAVAAQCDITFIKPGRLGDRLVAVAREISRSGRSGIYDVRISVGDIVIAEFRGHSCTIGGTWLPTEAGATKK; the protein is encoded by the coding sequence GTGAACGTCAAGGCCACACTTTCGCCCGACGACCTCGCGCGCGCCTGCGCCGAGGCGATGTGGAAGGAAGACGACGCCAGCCAAGGCCTCGGCATGGAGATCGTCGAGGTCAAGGCCGGCGAAGCCACACTGGCGATGACGGTCATGCCGCACATGGTCAACGGCCAGCGCATCGCCCATGGCGGGTTTATCTTCCTGCTGGCGGATTCGGCATTCGCGTTTGCCTGCAACTCCCACAACGCGCGCGCGGTCGCGGCCCAGTGCGACATCACCTTCATCAAGCCGGGCAGGCTCGGCGATCGGCTGGTGGCTGTGGCACGGGAAATCTCGCGCAGCGGCCGATCCGGAATCTACGACGTGCGCATCAGCGTGGGCGACATCGTGATCGCCGAGTTTCGCGGTCATTCCTGCACAATCGGCGGTACATGGCTCCCGACTGAGGCGGGTGCAACGAAAAAATAA
- a CDS encoding MFS transporter, which translates to MSVEAVESAPDHIDLADAERRIKAIFIGSIGNLVEWYDFYAYTAFSLYFAPAFFPNSDPVVQQLNAAVLFAATFLMRPLGGWLFGYIADRYGRRLSLTLSVICMCFGSLIIAVTPTYASIGIAAPAILALARIIEGLSLGGEYGASATYLSEVADPNHRGFYSSFQYVTLIGGQLTAIIVLLLLQKVFLTPEELKAWGWRIPFVIGALLAIFAAVMRRKLHETEAFEEAKKIAKPSGSIRGLLKYPRELLLVVGLTAGGTAAFYTFTTYMQTFVKLSVGLTEDQTTLVIFGSLIFATLLQPIYGALSDRIGRKPLLIFFGIAGTFATIPILTTLKEAKSPFIAFLLICAAWLFVAGYTSINAIVKAELFPTNVRALGVGLPYAITVSLFGGTAPAIALYFKSLGHEEWFFYYLSGIIFLSLIIYTTMRDTKHESAMHRHE; encoded by the coding sequence ATGTCCGTTGAAGCCGTAGAATCGGCCCCCGATCACATCGATCTCGCCGACGCGGAACGCCGGATCAAGGCGATCTTCATTGGCTCGATCGGCAATCTCGTCGAATGGTACGATTTCTACGCCTATACGGCGTTTTCGCTTTATTTCGCGCCGGCGTTCTTTCCGAACAGCGATCCCGTGGTGCAGCAGCTCAACGCCGCCGTGCTGTTCGCCGCGACCTTCCTGATGCGGCCGCTCGGCGGCTGGCTGTTCGGTTACATCGCCGATCGCTACGGCCGCCGGCTGTCACTGACGCTGTCGGTGATCTGCATGTGCTTCGGTTCGCTGATCATCGCGGTAACGCCGACCTATGCCTCGATCGGCATCGCAGCGCCAGCCATCCTGGCGCTGGCGCGGATCATCGAGGGCTTGAGTCTTGGCGGCGAGTATGGCGCCAGCGCCACCTATCTGAGCGAGGTCGCCGACCCCAACCATCGCGGCTTCTATTCCTCCTTCCAATACGTCACCCTGATCGGCGGCCAGCTCACCGCGATCATCGTCCTGCTGCTGTTGCAAAAGGTGTTCTTGACGCCTGAGGAATTGAAAGCATGGGGCTGGCGGATTCCGTTCGTGATCGGCGCCCTGCTCGCGATTTTTGCCGCGGTGATGCGCCGCAAACTGCATGAGACCGAGGCGTTCGAGGAAGCGAAGAAAATCGCAAAACCCAGCGGCTCGATCCGCGGCCTTCTAAAATATCCACGCGAGCTCTTGCTGGTGGTCGGCCTCACCGCCGGCGGCACCGCCGCGTTTTATACCTTCACGACCTATATGCAGACGTTCGTCAAATTGTCGGTCGGATTGACCGAGGATCAGACCACCCTCGTGATCTTCGGCTCGCTGATTTTCGCGACCTTGCTGCAGCCGATCTACGGCGCGTTGTCCGACCGCATCGGCCGCAAGCCGCTGTTGATCTTTTTCGGCATCGCCGGCACCTTTGCGACCATCCCGATCCTGACCACGCTGAAAGAGGCAAAATCGCCGTTCATCGCGTTCCTGCTGATTTGCGCGGCCTGGCTGTTCGTCGCCGGCTACACCTCGATCAACGCCATCGTAAAGGCTGAATTGTTCCCGACCAATGTCCGCGCCCTCGGCGTAGGCCTGCCCTACGCGATCACCGTCTCTTTGTTCGGCGGCACGGCGCCTGCGATTGCGCTTTACTTCAAGTCGCTAGGGCACGAGGAGTGGTTTTTTTATTATCTCAGCGGCATCATCTTTCTGTCGCTGATCATCTACACGACCATGCGCGACACCAAGCATGAATCGGCGATGCACCGTCACGAATAA
- a CDS encoding YeeE/YedE family protein, whose translation MLSGGNIVIVGGLLIGLLYGAVALLSGFCLLSGLRGWWARGDSRLIRTYALALGVAIVATQLLAARGVVDLGKSIYLQPSFSAPLMFFGGLLFGYGMVLANGCGSRALVLLGRGNLRSFVVVIVLGIAAQMTLKGLVAPARIFLLQASQTTPKIISLPALVSLAGLSENFARTLAASVIAGALIIFAFAHAPFHRSWGQIAAGFAVGLLVTAGWFATGYLGADDFNPVAVTSLTFIAPIADAVQYAMLSTGLTLNFGIAVVAGVFAGSLVTALSTRRFQWEGFSSPRHMLRSIGGAALMGAGGAMAYGCSIGQGLTGLSTLALASFVAVAGILLGTAAGLRGALRVQPLVSADAQSGPLS comes from the coding sequence GTGCTGAGCGGTGGCAACATTGTCATAGTTGGCGGACTGCTGATCGGCCTGCTTTACGGCGCGGTCGCCTTGTTGAGCGGCTTCTGCCTGCTCAGCGGCCTGCGCGGCTGGTGGGCGCGCGGCGACAGCCGCCTGATCCGGACCTACGCGCTGGCGCTCGGCGTTGCCATCGTCGCGACGCAGCTCCTCGCCGCGAGGGGCGTCGTCGACCTCGGAAAATCGATTTACTTACAGCCGTCGTTTTCAGCGCCGCTGATGTTTTTCGGCGGACTATTGTTCGGCTACGGCATGGTGCTTGCGAATGGCTGCGGCTCGCGTGCGCTGGTGCTGCTCGGCCGCGGCAATCTGCGCTCGTTTGTCGTGGTAATCGTGCTCGGCATCGCGGCGCAAATGACGCTGAAGGGGCTGGTCGCGCCGGCGCGGATCTTTTTGCTGCAGGCGTCGCAGACGACGCCAAAGATCATTTCGCTGCCGGCGCTAGTGTCGCTAGCGGGCCTCAGCGAGAATTTCGCGCGCACACTTGCCGCCTCCGTGATCGCGGGCGCGCTGATCATCTTTGCCTTCGCGCACGCGCCGTTCCACCGCTCCTGGGGCCAGATCGCGGCGGGATTTGCCGTCGGATTGCTGGTTACCGCGGGATGGTTTGCGACCGGCTATCTCGGCGCCGACGATTTCAACCCGGTAGCCGTCACCTCGCTCACCTTCATCGCGCCGATTGCGGACGCGGTGCAATACGCCATGCTCTCGACCGGGCTGACGCTGAATTTCGGCATCGCTGTGGTTGCCGGCGTGTTCGCGGGAAGCCTGGTGACGGCGCTCTCGACGCGCCGCTTCCAGTGGGAAGGATTTAGCTCGCCGCGCCATATGCTGCGCTCGATCGGAGGCGCGGCGCTGATGGGCGCGGGCGGCGCGATGGCCTATGGCTGCTCGATCGGGCAGGGTTTAACCGGCCTCTCGACGCTGGCGCTGGCCTCGTTCGTCGCCGTTGCGGGAATCTTGTTGGGTACCGCCGCAGGCCTGCGCGGCGCGCTTCGTGTGCAGCCATTGGTGTCGGCTGACGCGCAGTCGGGCCCCCTGAGCTGA